From Orcinus orca chromosome 3, mOrcOrc1.1, whole genome shotgun sequence, a single genomic window includes:
- the LOC101280846 gene encoding elongation factor 1-alpha 1-like produces MGKEKTHINIVVIGNVDLGKSTPTGHLIYKCGGIDERTIEKFEKEAAEMGKGSFKYAWVLDKLKAERERGITIDISLWKFESSKYYVTIIDAPGHRDFIKNMITGTSQADCAVLIVAAGVGEFEAGISKNGQTREQALLAYTLGVKQLIVGVNKMDSTEPPYSQKRYEEIVKEVGTYIKKVGYNPDTVAFVPISGWNRENMLEPSANVPWFKGWRVTRKDGNASGTTLLEALDCILPPTRPTDRPLRLPLQDVYKIGGIGTVPVGRVETGVLKPGMVVTFAPVNVTTEVKSVEMHHEALSEALPGDSVGFNVKNVSVKDVRRGNVAGDSKNDPPMEAAGFTAQVIILNHPGQVSAGYAPVLDCHTAHIACTFAELKEKIDRRSGKKLEDGPKFLKSGDAAIVNMVPGKPTCVESFSDYPPLGHFAVRDMRQTVAVGVIKAVDKKAAGAGKVTKSAQKAQKAK; encoded by the coding sequence atgggaaaggagaagACGCACATCAACATCGTTGTCATCGGAAACGTAGATTTGGGGAAGTCCACCCCTACTGGCCATCTGATCTACAAATGTGGTGGGATCGACGAGAGAACCATTGAAAAGTTCGAGAAGGAGGCTGCCGAGATGGGGAAGGGCTCCTTCAAGTATGCCTGGGTCTTGGACAAACTGAAAGCTGAACGCGAGCGTGGTATCACCATTGATATCTCCTTATGGAAGTTTGAGAGCAGCAAGTACTATGTGACCATCATTGATGCCCCAGGACACAGAGACTTCATCAAAAACATGATTACAGGCACATCCCAGGCTGACTGTGCTGTCCTGATTGTTGCTGCTGGTGTTGGTGAATTTGAAGCAGGTATTTCCAAGAATGGGCAGACCCGTGAGCAGGCCCTTCTGGCCTACACTCTGGGTGTGAAACAGCTAATTGTTGGAGTTAACAAAATGGATTCCACCGAGCCACCCTACAGCCAGAAGAGATACGAGGAAATTGTAAAGGAAGTCGGCACCTACATTAAGAAAGTTGGCTACAACCCCGACACAGTAGCATTTGTGCCAATTTCTGGCTGGAACCGTGAAAACATGCTGGAGCCAAGTGCTAACGTGCCGTGGTTCAAGGGATGGAGAGTCACCCGTAAGGATGGCAATGCCAGTGGAACCACACTGCTTGAAGCTCTGGATTGCATCCTGCCACCAACTCGCCCAACTGACAGACCCTTGCGTTTGCCCCTCCAGGATGTCTACAAAATTGGTGGTATTGGCACTGTCCCTGTGGGTCGAGTGGAGACTGGTGTTCTCAAACCTGGCATGGTGGTCACCTTTGCTCCAGTCAACGTGACAACTGAAGTGAAGTCTGTTGAAATGCACCATGAAGCTTTGAGTGAGGCCCTTCCTGGGGACAGTGTGGGCTTCAATGTCAAGAACGTGTCTGTCAAAGATGTTCGTCGTGGCAATGTGGCTGGTGACAGCAAAAATGACCCACCGATGGAAGCAGCTGGCTTCACAGCTCAGGTGATTATCTTGAACCATCCAGGCCAAGTCAGTGCTGGCTATGCACCTGTGCTGGATTGTCACACAGCTCACATTGCCTGCACGTTTGCTGAGCTGAAGGAGAAGATTGATCGTCGTTCTGGGAAAAAGCTGGAAGATGGCCCCAAATTCTTGAAATCTGGTGATGCTGCCATCGTTAATATGGTTCCTGGCAAACCCACGTGTGTTGAGAGCTTCTCTGACTATCCTCCTCTGGGCCACTTTGCTGTTCGTGACATGAGACAGACGGTTGCTGTGGGTGTCATCAAAGCAGTGGACAAGAAAGCAGCTGGAGCTGGCAAGGTCACCAAGTCTGCCCAGAAAGCTCAGAAGGCTAAATGA